ATTTTGAGCCGGAGGTTTATGCTCTTCATAGGTGATATTGGAATTTGAAATAACGGCTTTATTCAATCCGAAAGAGAAATCCGTTGAGGTGGCTATTTCATATAGCAATGGTTTGGGGTGAATTCCCGGAGGACGTTCTTTGTATTTATCCCGAAACACTTCCATACGCGCTCCTGAAATGTGGAGCGAGTCCAGTTCAAAGTGCCGGTTTGCGAGGGATGCCATATCAAAGCCGATGAATTCTATACCGGGAATGTTTAAGTCAATTCGATCGATTTGCCGGTTTTTGATTTCAGAGAACCGGTATTTTGGGGCCAGCGGAGTGAGGGCGAAATCAGCCAGTGAGGCATATTGTGATTTTTTATTGAAGGTGAAATCGCCGGCTGTTATTTCGTACAGTTTCCTCTCCATCGACAGTCGCAAACCCGAGCCATTGATGATCAAATTATCCATAAAAATAAGCTGAGAACCATCCAGAAGCTCGTTTATGTTTACATCTCTGGCTTCAACGGAAATGTCATCAACCCGAAAAATTTCCTGCTTGTTGGGCCTGATGATTCGGCCCTTTCCTTTATTAATTATCAAATCAAAGGTGGCCAGCTTTTTTGTGATATCATCGGTGGAGCTATTCCCGGAGTTGGCAAATGCTGAAGAAGAAAAGTCGCGGGAATAGAGTTCTACATCAGGTTGCTGAATAATAATCCGTTCAAAATTTGGAAAGGGTTTATTAATTAGGCTAAACCAATGAATTCCTGCTATGGATACCGATGATGCTGAAATTTTTCTGATGTGAGGAGAAGCACTATCGGGGCGAACTACTATGGAATCAACCGTTATAGAACGCCGCAAAAGGCCGATATCGAAGGTGGAAAAATCGAGGGTGAAATCCTGATCGGTTTGGCGACTGAATTCTTCAGTGAGGGCTTTCTTCAGGGGAGTGGTCAAAAAGGCGGGGGCAATGAATGCGGCGACTCCTGCAAGAATTAGTACAGATATAACAAATATTAAAAAAACTTTTAGCGCTTTTTTCATATCTCAAAATTGAGATAAATCCTCAAAAAGCAAAAGACTTTATTCTTAACGGAATACTCTTATTATAAGGCCAACTTTAAATACAAAGCCATCAGTTATCTGACCGCTGAACGCTAAAAAACCACACTATGAAATCACTGCTAAAACTTCTCTTCGTATCAGGCTTCTTTTTATTGTCATCAAACCAGGCATTGGCCCAGGATGAATTTGCCTACGAACGGTTCCAGTTTCACCCCAACCTTAGTTATGATTCAGAGATTACCTCTCCTGCAGAATTCCTGGGATATGAACTGGGTAAGGAATATACTTTTCACCACCGGGTGATGGATTACTTTAAGCAGCTGGATGAAGAATCCGGCAGGTTGACTTTCCACAAGTACGGCACTACCTATGAAGGGCGGGGTTTGTACTATGCTGTCATCAGCTCGGAGGAAAATCAGGGCAACATCGAGTCTATTCGGCAGGCCAATCTTGAGTTGGCGAACAACCCTGAATCAACCGGAATTGACGATAAACCGGTGTTTGTGTGGCTCAGCTACAATGTGCACGGTAATGAGCCATCAAGCAGTGAGGCAGCAATGCAAACTGCTTACCGACTGGTAGCCGGAGCCGATCAGGAAACGGAAAACTGGCTGCAAAATTCGGTAGTTATTATTGACCCGATGATTAATCCGGACGGGCGCGACCGGTATGTGTACTGGTACAAATCGTCCCGGGCAAATGTGCTGAATACAAATGCAGATGACCTGGAGCATGATGAAATTTGGCCCGGAGGTCGAACAAACCACTATTGGTTTGACCTGAACCGAGATTGGGTATGGCTGGTTCACCCTGAATCGCAGGGAAGAATTGCCGCTTACCAAAAATGGATGCCCCAAGTGCATATGGATTTCCACGAGCAGGGATTTAATAATAACTATTTTGCCATGCCGGGTACCACGCCTCGAAACCTGGAGCTTCCGTCTGAATACGATAAATGGGCAGATACTTTTGGACGCGGTTTAATAGAGGAACTGGATGAAGCCGGTGTTAATTATGCGACCCGTGAAGCTTTTGACTTCTTTTATCCGGGATATGGCTCCTCTTACCCAAGCATTATGGGAGGAATCGGGATGCTGGCTGAACAGGGAGGCCACAGTCGGGGCGGACGGGCAGTCGAAACCGATGATGGCTATGTGCTGACTCTCCGGCAACGGGTCTTTGATCATTACACCAATGGAGTTTCCATCGTTAAGACGGCCGTTGAGAATAAACAGGGATTGCTGGGTTATTTTCAGGAATCGGTTTCACAATCGGCTCAAAAAGGAAATACAAAAGCCTACATTCTGCCAAATAACCAAAACGACTACACCTACCAGGTGGTAAACCTGATGCTGAAACACGGGGTGAAAGTTGAGCGCGCTACCGAGAACTTCACGCAGCGGGATGCATACAGTTATTGGGATGGAAGTTCCTCCAACAGAAGATTCAAAGCCGGCGATTTCATTATCAAGACCGATCAACCTAAGCATTTATTCATCAACACCCTGTTCAGAAAGCAGATGGAAATTGAAGATTCGGTTATGTACGACATGGCAACATGGTCGGTGCCTCTTGCCTATAACCTGGATGCTGCGTGGACAACTCGGGGTGTCGGGGCCTCCACGGAAATGGTTACCCAAGAGTTAGAGTATGAATCCGGACTGGAGAATTCCGGTGCGCAGTATGCCTATGTGATTGACTGGGAACAACGGCATGCACCCAAAGCACTCGCCAAGTTGTGGGAGATGGACTATAACGTCCGCAGTGCACGCCGCAGTTTTAACGATGGCAATAAGTCATACTCAGAAGGCTCGCTGATTGTGTTGGTGGGCAGGAATTATGAGAAAAGAGACCGCATAGCCTCCGACATGCAGAAAATTGCAGAAGAAGCCAATGTTGTGGTGAAAGGATTTAACACCGGACGTATGAGTAAAGGAATGGATTTGGCGTCCGGTGACAGCCAGCCTGTGAAGAAACCAAACGTAGCTTTGATGGTAGATTCTCCCTTCAGTTCCTACACCGCCGGTCAGCTTTGGTTTTTATTTGATCAGTGGACCGAGTTGGGTATAAGCCGGATTCGCTCGGGAAGTTTTTCAAGCAGCGACCTGGATGAGTACGATGTAATTCTGATGCCTGGAGCCTGGGGTGGATTGAGCAGCGTTTGGAGTGAAAATGAAATGGAAGCTGTGAAAGATTGGGTACGTCGCGGAGGGGTCCTGATAGGTACGGAAGGGAGTGCTTCATGGCTGACCAAAGATCAATCAGGCTTTACCGATGTGGCACTCTTTGAAGAGGAGAAGGAAGATACAACAGAGGTTGACCCGAAAGCGTACACCAAATATGCAAACAGAGAGGATGTATTTGGCCTAGAGCGTATTCCGGGATCCGCTTTCAAAGCGATGGTTGATAACACAAACCCGCTGGCTTTTGGAATGCCGGAGCGGCTTTACTCATTGAAATTTGGTGATGATGGACTTGTGCCTTCAACCTCATACCAAACGGTAGGATACTATGTGAAAGAAGCCGATGAAGTATTGGCTTCGGGTTATGCCTCCGAAGAGAATAAAGAAAAAGCAGCCGGAAAAGCTTTTGCGGCGGTAGAAAACATGGGAAGCGGTAAAGTGGTGTTCCTGTTGGATAACACCCAGTACCGCATGTTTTGGGTTGGGCCCACCCGTATGGTGCAAAATGCAGTAATGTTGTTACCGGGTATGTAATGCTAAACCACAGAGTGCACAGTAAAGCTCAATGCTGCTCGGTGAACTCCGTGGTTTTCTTTACCAGTCTAAACCGGGTTGAGTAATTTCGAAATCTGCCTCGGCTTTAGCAGCTTCAACCATTTCAGCTACGTCTTTGAGTAGCTCTTTGGCATCAAAAACAATTCCGTCTTTGATGGTATAACGAATGCCGCCCTTGCGAACGGGCTGGTTTTCATCATTCACATAAATAGCACCGGTGCCATAAAGTACTTTCAGGTTTTTCATGGGATTGGCGTCAACAATTACCATATCTGCGATTTTTCCAACCTCAATGGTTCCAAGCTCATCATCCACACCCAGCACTTCCGCTGCCTTTAAGGAGGCTGATTGAAAGATTTCCAGCGGATGGAAACCGGCTTCTCTGAAAAGCTCCATTTCCTGAATGTACCCGAAGCCATATAATTTGTAGATGTAGCCCGCATCGGAGCCGAGGGTAACACGTCCGCCTTTATTCTTGTATTCGTTCACAAACTGCAACCACAGATCAAAGTTTTCTTTCCAGGCTATTTCCTGTTCGGTACCCCACTCAATCCAGTATGAACCGTGGGAAATGCGGCTTGGGGCATAAAACTTCCATAAAGAGGGAAGCGTATATTTTTCATGCCACTCGGCCCGGCGCTGGGCACTCAGGTCACGATTAGCTTCGTAAATTGTGAAAGTTGGATTCAGGGTGAAGTCGAGATCTATCATTTCATCCATCACCGATTGCCAGGTTTCAGAACCGGGAGCTGCGGCTTGTTTCCACAGGTTTCCGGCTTCTTCGAATCGGTGCTGCTCGTTGTTGTAGTTGTAGTCGAGCGGGTAATCCTGGATGATTCTGTCCTCAAACATGGATTCGGGCAGCCCGTACCAGTGGGTCATGGAGGTCAGGCCCAGCTGTGCCGACTTTAGCGCGTCATTGTAAACCACCCGGGTCTGCGCGTGGTGGGTCATTGTACCCAGTCCGAGTTTATTTGCCTCGTCAATTGCAGCAGCATATACCTTTGGGGAAGCTCCAAAAAACTTGATGCCATCGGCTCCTTCTTTGTGAATCATTTGCACCCATTTTCGGGCTTGTGCTGCAGTAGTGATTGGGCCTTCGTGCCCCATCCCGAATCCAATCCATGCTGAAATTCGGGGAGCGGTAATTTCATTTTTCTCACTTCTCTTTTTATGGCGGAGTGTCCAGTCCATTCCGTTAAAAGAGCCCGGCTCCCTGATGGAAGTGATGCCGTGAGCCAGCCAGAGTTTATATACATATTCCGGGGTGGTTCCCTGCGCTCCACCTCCGGTATGTGCATGCATATCGAAAAAGCCGGGGAGCATAAACATGCCTTCAGCGTCAATTACTTTTGTATTCTCATCGGCTTCCGGTCGTCGGTTTTCGTTAATTGGTAAATTGGGATAGCCGACGGTTTGGATAGATGCAATTCGGTTTCCTTCAACCACGATATCTACCGGACCGGTAGCGGGAGAGCCGGTGCCGTCAATCAGGTTTACCCCGCGTATGATCAATCGTTCATACGGACCTTCGCCTTCCGAACGGTTGGGAGCATCCGGCATTTGAGCCAGTACGGTCACTGAAAAGGTGGCAATCAATAAAAAAAGTGAGGATAAAAATTTCATAGTGTGAAAGGATGATTGAAAGAATTGGACGGAATGTAATGGTTAGCGGGATATTTCACCGTAAAAAATAGTTATAGCAGAAGGGCACCTTCATGCTTAAGGAGCCACTGCTTTCGCTCTGCACCGCCGGCATAGCCCGTGAGTTTATTATCAGACCCAACTACACGGTGACAGGGAATGACAATGGCTATCGGGTTTTTACCGTTTGCTTTGCCTACTGCCTGGGATGCTTTCTCATCCCCGATGTTTTTTGCAATAGCCCCGTAGGAAGTGGTTGACCCCTGTGGAATTTCCAGCAACTGTTTCCACACTTTTTGCTCAAACCCGGTTCCCTGTGGAAGCAGCTGTAACTGAAAGGAAGCCCGAAGACCTTCAAAGTATTCTCTGAGTTGGGTTTTGGCAGATTCGGTGTGAACATCAGGATCTTCAGGTCCGTCAAAATCCATGAATTTGATTTCGGTGATACCATCACCATTCGACAGGATGCGAAG
The nucleotide sequence above comes from Gracilimonas sp.. Encoded proteins:
- a CDS encoding M14 family metallopeptidase, encoding MKSLLKLLFVSGFFLLSSNQALAQDEFAYERFQFHPNLSYDSEITSPAEFLGYELGKEYTFHHRVMDYFKQLDEESGRLTFHKYGTTYEGRGLYYAVISSEENQGNIESIRQANLELANNPESTGIDDKPVFVWLSYNVHGNEPSSSEAAMQTAYRLVAGADQETENWLQNSVVIIDPMINPDGRDRYVYWYKSSRANVLNTNADDLEHDEIWPGGRTNHYWFDLNRDWVWLVHPESQGRIAAYQKWMPQVHMDFHEQGFNNNYFAMPGTTPRNLELPSEYDKWADTFGRGLIEELDEAGVNYATREAFDFFYPGYGSSYPSIMGGIGMLAEQGGHSRGGRAVETDDGYVLTLRQRVFDHYTNGVSIVKTAVENKQGLLGYFQESVSQSAQKGNTKAYILPNNQNDYTYQVVNLMLKHGVKVERATENFTQRDAYSYWDGSSSNRRFKAGDFIIKTDQPKHLFINTLFRKQMEIEDSVMYDMATWSVPLAYNLDAAWTTRGVGASTEMVTQELEYESGLENSGAQYAYVIDWEQRHAPKALAKLWEMDYNVRSARRSFNDGNKSYSEGSLIVLVGRNYEKRDRIASDMQKIAEEANVVVKGFNTGRMSKGMDLASGDSQPVKKPNVALMVDSPFSSYTAGQLWFLFDQWTELGISRIRSGSFSSSDLDEYDVILMPGAWGGLSSVWSENEMEAVKDWVRRGGVLIGTEGSASWLTKDQSGFTDVALFEEEKEDTTEVDPKAYTKYANREDVFGLERIPGSAFKAMVDNTNPLAFGMPERLYSLKFGDDGLVPSTSYQTVGYYVKEADEVLASGYASEENKEKAAGKAFAAVENMGSGKVVFLLDNTQYRMFWVGPTRMVQNAVMLLPGM
- a CDS encoding amidohydrolase family protein, translating into MKFLSSLFLLIATFSVTVLAQMPDAPNRSEGEGPYERLIIRGVNLIDGTGSPATGPVDIVVEGNRIASIQTVGYPNLPINENRRPEADENTKVIDAEGMFMLPGFFDMHAHTGGGAQGTTPEYVYKLWLAHGITSIREPGSFNGMDWTLRHKKRSEKNEITAPRISAWIGFGMGHEGPITTAAQARKWVQMIHKEGADGIKFFGASPKVYAAAIDEANKLGLGTMTHHAQTRVVYNDALKSAQLGLTSMTHWYGLPESMFEDRIIQDYPLDYNYNNEQHRFEEAGNLWKQAAAPGSETWQSVMDEMIDLDFTLNPTFTIYEANRDLSAQRRAEWHEKYTLPSLWKFYAPSRISHGSYWIEWGTEQEIAWKENFDLWLQFVNEYKNKGGRVTLGSDAGYIYKLYGFGYIQEMELFREAGFHPLEIFQSASLKAAEVLGVDDELGTIEVGKIADMVIVDANPMKNLKVLYGTGAIYVNDENQPVRKGGIRYTIKDGIVFDAKELLKDVAEMVEAAKAEADFEITQPGLDW
- a CDS encoding methylated-DNA--[protein]-cysteine S-methyltransferase codes for the protein MTYVSFLETPIGFLRILSNGDGITEIKFMDFDGPEDPDVHTESAKTQLREYFEGLRASFQLQLLPQGTGFEQKVWKQLLEIPQGSTTSYGAIAKNIGDEKASQAVGKANGKNPIAIVIPCHRVVGSDNKLTGYAGGAERKQWLLKHEGALLL